The proteins below are encoded in one region of Halichoerus grypus chromosome X, mHalGry1.hap1.1, whole genome shotgun sequence:
- the P2RY4 gene encoding P2Y purinoceptor 4 produces the protein MAGAGSSLLTTLGPSPDPGDSEAELDCRFNEEFKFILLPVSYSVVFLLGLGLNALTLWLFLFRLRPWDATATYMFHLALSDTLYVLSLPTLIYYYAARNHWPFGTGLCKFIRFLFYWNLYCSVLFLTCISIHRYLGICHPLRALRWGRPRFTGLLCLAVWLVVAGCLVPNLFFVTTSTKKDTILCHDTTRPEEFDHYVHFSSAIMGLLFGLPCLVTLVCYGLMARRLYRPLPGATQSSSRLRSLRTIAVVLTVFAVCFVPFHITRTIYYMSRLLEADCRVLNIVNVVYKVTRPLASANSCLDPVLYLLTGDKYRRQLLQLCRCGGSQPPTTASSLALVSLPEESSCRWTSTHQDSGFPAPGADRS, from the coding sequence ATGGCCGGTGCAGGGTCCTCTCTGCTCACAACCCTAGGCCCCAGCCCAGATCCTGGCGACAGTGAGGCAGAGCTGGACTGCCGTTTTAATGAGGAGTTCAAGTTCATCCTGCTGCCTGTGAGCTACTCAGTTGTCTTTCTGTTGGGCCTAGGCCTCAACGCCCTGACCCTCTGGCTCTTCCTCTTTCGCCTCCGACCCTGGGATGCAACGGCCACATACATGTTCCACTTGGCCTTGTCAGATACTTTGTATGTGCTGTCACTACCCACCCTCATCTACTATTACGCGGCCCGCAACCACTGGCCCTTTGGTACTGGGCTCTGCAAGTTCATCCGCTTTCTCTTCTACTGGAACCTCTACTGCAGTGTCCTCTTCCTCACCTGCATCAGCATCCACCGCTACCTGGGCATCTGCCACCCACTGCGGGCACTGCGCTGGGGCCGCCCTCGCTTCACAGGCCTTCTCTGCCTGGCGGTTTGGTTGGTCGTCGCCGGCTGCCTCGTGCCCAACCTATTCTTTGTCACAACCAGCACCAAGAAGGACACCATCCTGTGCCATGACACCACTCGGCCCGAGGAGTTTGACCACTACGTGCACTTCAGCTCGGCCATCATGGGGCTGCTCTTTGGCTTGCCCTGCCTGGTCACTCTTGTCTGCTATGGGCTCATGGCCCGGCGCCTATATcggcccttgccaggggccaccCAGTCATCTTCTCGTCTGCGTTCTCTCCGCACCATCGCTGTGGTGCTGACCGTCTTCGCTGTCTGCTTCGTGCCTTTCCACATCACCCGCACCATTTATTACATGTCAAGGCTGTTGGAAGCTGACTGCCGGGTGCTGAACATTGTCAACGTGGTCTACAAAGTGACTCGGCCTTTGGCCAGTGCCAACAGCTGCCTGGATCCCGTGCTCTACCTGCTCACTGGGGACAAATATCGACGCCAGCTCCTGCAGCTGTGCAGGTGTGGGGGGTCTCAGCCCCCCACGACTGCCTCTTCCCTGGCACTGGTGTCCCTGCCTGAGGAAAGCAGCTGCAGGTGGACATCCACCCATCAGGACAGTGGCTTCCCTGCCCCTGGGGCAGATAGATCGTAA
- the AWAT1 gene encoding acyl-CoA wax alcohol acyltransferase 1 yields the protein MPCFKQPTHFQSLLLLQWPLSYLAIVFILQPLFIYLLFTSLWPLPVLYFAWFFLDRKTPDQGGRRSGWVRNLCIWTHLRDYFPITILKTKDLSPEHNYIMGVHPHGLLTFGPFCNFCTEATGFSKIFPGITPYLATLSWFFRIPFVREYLMAKGVCSVSQPAIDYLLSHGTGNLVGIVVGGVGEALQSVPNTTTLILQKRKGFVRTALQHGAHLVPTFTFGETEVYDQVQFHKDSWMYKFQSSFRRIFGFYFCVFYGRGFCQGSYGLLPYSLPIVTVVGEPLPLPKIEKPSQEMVDKYHALYMDALCKLFDQHKTQYGCSETQKLIFL from the exons ATGCCTTGTTTCAAGCAGCCTACACACTTCCAGAGTCTGCTACTTCTGCAGTGGCCCTTGAGCTACCTTGCCATAG TTTTTATCTTGCAGCCATTGTTCATTTACTTGCTGTTTACATCCTTGTGGCCGCTGCCAGTGCTTTACTTTGCCTGGTTTTTCTTGGACCGGAAGACCCCAGATCAAG GTGGCAGGCGTTCAGGCTGGGTAAGGAACTTGTGTATCTGGACCCACCTCAGGGACTATTTCCCCATTACG ATCCTGAAGACTAAAGACCTGTCACCTGAGCACAACTACATCATGGGGGTTCACCCTCATGGCCTCTTGACCTTTGGACCCTTCTGCAACTTCTGCACTGAAGCCACAGGCTTCTCGAAGATCTTCCCAGGCATCACTCCCTACTTGGCCACACTGTCCTGGTTCTTCAGGATCCCCTTTGTTAGGGAGTACCTCATGGCCAAAG GTGTGTGCTCTGTGAGTCAGCCAGCTATCGACTACCTGCTAAGCCATGGCACTGGCAACCTTGTGGGCATCGTAgtaggaggggtgggagaggcccTGCAAAGTGTGCCCAACACCACCACCCTCATCCTCCAGAAGCGCAAGGGGTTTGTGCGCACGGCCCTCCAGCATGG GGCTCATCTGGTCCCCACCTTCACttttggagaaactgaggtatATGATCAGGTGCAATTCCATAAGGACAGCTGGATGTACAAGTTCCAGAGCTCCTTCCGCAGaatctttggtttctatttttgtgtcttcTATGGAAGAGGCTTCTGCCAAGGCTCCTATGGGCTCCTGCCATACTCGCTGCCTATCGTCACTGTGG TTGGGGAGCCTCTGCCACTGCCCAAAATTGAAAAACCAAGCCAGGAAATGGTGGACAAATACCATGCGCTCTATATGGATGCCCTGTGCAAACTGTTTGACCAGCATAAGACCCAGTATGGCTGCTCAGAGACCCAAAAGCTGATTTTCCTGTGA